The Daphnia carinata strain CSIRO-1 chromosome 1, CSIRO_AGI_Dcar_HiC_V3, whole genome shotgun sequence sequence TTTGAAGTAGATGAAATTGACTTCAGTGAGAGTCAGATTTGCTAAGTACACAGCTtgacatttcaaatttttaaagctGTTGGAATGGAGTCCTTCGGCACACTTAAGAAGATCACAGGAGAGATAGTGCTCTAAGAAATCTAAGGAAGTTGAAAAATTAAGGTCCCATTTCCAGAAGTTAAGCAGCATCTACAAATAGATAAATTATAATGTTTGCTATTCACAGGAAGAACAATAATAATCAAACTTTGTACTCACCTTTTCCATTAATGAAAATTCATGTATTGAATTATGATGGTTGGTCAGAGATTGCAAATGTGAGAATTTTGGAACATTACTATCAACATCAACATATTTGGCTACAcattgaaaaaatattaaaaaacacaTGCTTgattaaaaacaaagcagATAATTAAGTAATCAGTTAATCATATTACCAGCAATCAAGAGACATGTGGACCCAGCCAACATAAGCTGTTGTTGATCAATTTCGTGGCAATCCATGAATATGTCTAATAGATGAACTGCTAGGTGAAATGTTGAAAGAGACAGGCCGAGTTTGTCATTGAGCTGTTTGAGATTTTTTATTAAGTCTTGTCGAAAGGGTAACTGGAACAAAAATGGTAGCATGATGAAGAGCTAATCcaatcaagaaaagaaacagtaATGCATAAGCTAGTTACATACCTGAGGAGATCGTGCCTGGAACTGGTAATGGTAGAACCTTTCATTCTCTTTAAAACGCAGGAGGGCATAATACTCGTGGTTGTATGGAAACGTGTCATCATCACACGAATTGTGCCTAGCCATCTCTACAAATACCAACTTAAACACGAAACAACCTTTCAACGTCCAGCCTCGATTCACTGCAAATTTCCCTTTACCTAATACTTAATACAGAACACGTGGTTAAACGTAGCAGACGACTGCGTTTGacgaaaaaacattttgctgaGTATAGGTCGGGCTCGTCCGAGGTGCACTGCGAGAAACCGAGAAACAAGTGGTTACGTAAAAAGTCCCCAAATACAAGTGTTCCTACAACCTGTGTTCCTacaacagaaatgaaaaaaaacacaataaaatt is a genomic window containing:
- the LOC130692364 gene encoding cyclin-J-like, producing the protein MARHNSCDDDTFPYNHEYYALLRFKENERFYHYQFQARSPQLPFRQDLIKNLKQLNDKLGLSLSTFHLAVHLLDIFMDCHEIDQQQLMLAGSTCLLIAAKYVDVDSNVPKFSHLQSLTNHHNSIHEFSLMEKMLLNFWKWDLNFSTSLDFLEHYLSCDLLKCAEGLHSNSFKNLKCQAVYLANLTLTEVNFIYFKSSVIAASCILVARLQFRLLPTWPEGMEILTGYSYLEIDECVQLLIHLAQITQSECFFNPALQQQSSILIREESKVECKYKLKGVSNHNCARTKRRHLIHPRDLKQMYRLTDCAM